The Trichoplusia ni isolate ovarian cell line Hi5 chromosome 9 unlocalized genomic scaffold, tn1 tig00000435_group8, whole genome shotgun sequence DNA segment CAGTTTTGACACACGAGAAAGCTTTTGGTGATAATTCATCTCACACCGAGAGCCGTCAACCCactagttataattaaatatcggAAAAAACTTCCCGAGTGAACTTCACACCGCGAaatgtagagtttatttttgtcgTCATCCACCATTGAAATCGAACCGTTAAATTAATGAACTCTAAAATATTTgccttttattaaaatctgcATCTGGTTATTTGATTGagtgtaaaatatgttttcacaATCTCATCACGTTTGCAACATGGATAttgaaaatggtttttcttttttaatatattgagTGGCGATGAAATGTATGATAACGTTTGATGCTTTACAGCCAGTTttccacttttatatttttcatgcaACAGTAGTTTTATTGGTTCGTATaacagtttttatattaaacgatTTTGTACTGAAAgcttagatttttaattaaaaactttttctttcaaacatcgaaatgtattttacttttagttcATATAAAAATTATCTCTTATAACGAATATAAGGTATCTTTGAAAAATCACAGCGACAGACTCGCAAAAAATTGTCTACCATTTTTCCACCAAAAAGCGTCCAATTTCGAAACCTAATTACGTCTCCACACCCGATTTGCGTCGTACTACGTCATCAATCATTTTCACCTCATAATTGACACGTAGAGGCCGAGAAGATATTGTTTTCAGCCTAATAGACTTGTCGGGGCATCCGACCAGATTAATTACATGTGGTTGTGAAATTTCGGGGGACGTGTGGTGTGGGTTGCGCCGCCGTCGGCGACGAGTGCCGCATTGTTGCGAGTTGAGCGTCTTgggtttttgtttgaatgttttacGACATTCTTGACAGACTTTTGGTGTTGactaatgaattttattgtttgagtGTGGGTATCAGGTACTAAATTGATAAATTCTAGGTACTTAACCTATACAACAGAATTTGCCAATCCGTTGTCCTAGTAAGACCCAATAAGCAAAACCACAAAATCGTACATGATTTCAGGTACAAGgaaatagttaatttaatgaattcttGTTACTAACTTCCATAGTCCTACAATACTACAGTCAGTTCTTCCATCATTTAGTCCTCGTTGTTTTTGTGTCGTTGTCTACCTGTGGCTAATGTTTCGTAAATTGTTCGCCATTTATACAGTCGCTAGCGTTCCAACTAATGTATAAGCTTTAAATGTGAATCGTCTGCTTTTTGTGTTGATATAACTGAGGGCTTGTAATACGTAAATTAACTTCTagaatgattttaatgttttatcattgaatgataaaataaagttatgcaCTGATTAGTTTTACAAGCTTTGTGACGGAAAAAAGTTGactgtatttataatattgacatGGACATATCcaccaatatttttaacagcGGTCTAAACTTAAGATTGATTAAAGAATTAAGGTCCAGCTCTTAATGAATTTTTGtacaagtacaaaaaaaaatcataaaagtcACTTACGACcagtaaattcaaataaaacaaaagaaactcaCGGTTTTTATCCTTGAATAGGTTGAGTATAGGTAATATCTGCCTGTAGTAGGGCACCAGAGCCTCGCCGACCCTGTCGCAGCCTGTCACTAGCATCTGAATGCATTTGAGCGCGTGGCACAGGACAGCAGGACGCTTTGTTGCTAGCGCATCTGTAGGAACGgagttaataatgttatattgtaaattagttAGGACAATGTATTTTGTTGTTCATAAATGGTAGTGAGTTGAGTGAGACTTCAGTATCGTTCATctgtaaaaagtaatttgtattcttttttgtcTACTATCTAAAGGCCCAAGGTTTTATTTCTTGCGAGAATAGTAAAGTGATATGAGGTCACCACGAACACCCATTGAGCGCGACATGTCAAGaattcgatccccgagtagtacaagcatttttgtgatcaaaAAAAAAGTCGTACTGCTGTGGACTGttcgaaaatataaaaaatatggtatgtactcataacatttttctattggagagtaaattaaaaaagcacttATATTCTTTTTCAAAACGATAGATTACACTAATTCAGCTAACAAAACACAAGGTAAAAAATGTCGACAAGAAGATAACACATATTCTAACACAAAGCACGTATAACGTAGTACCCTTAATACGGTAAAGGAGGCCGATCAAGCAAACCTTACAAGTAGTAAAGAATTAATGCAGACTACAAAATGCAGTATGAAAAATGTAATGTCGTGTCGAGCGGAGTATCGTATAAAAGTGCACTGGAAATTTAAATTACTCCCCGACGGAGAGCACTCTGTGGCGATGAAAATGCTTATAAGTTATTATCTGCCTAAAGTGTATCTACTTGCTGAACAGAACGCGTTAGGCATACACGTAactggtttttttattgtatttgttttgagtGTAAACTATGGGGTCAGTTTGGCAAAAAGAGGTTATTAATAGAATGGTGGTATCAAACTAAGAATTTTACATCATATTATGATTATAGCTTGGATAGATTACACGAGgatttattttactatgaaaTTACCTTCTCATTCGCAGCTGTGAAGAAAAagcttatatttatttcctcCTCAGTCAGTGCGATCAGATTTCATCGTTCATTTAGCCATATTACCTATTCAGACTAGCTAAATagctttcaaattaaaaaaatactataaaatccATTTAAAGAAGTCCACTTACTTTTAATCGGTATGATGAGTTGTGGTACTACCGGCAAGACTTTGTAGGAGCCCTTGGTGACGAGGTCGTGAATCCCTTTCTCCACGATGAAGTTGAAGGGATACGAATTTTCTGAGAGACCATCAAAGAACATAGGCAGGTAGTGGTGGAAGTCCAATTTTTCAATCGGCACCTATGTGTAGAAAATATTCAACATGAGAAATATTACCAAttagacatgttttttttttacttaagtacCTCATCAGATTGAGCAGTTTAAAAAACACGAGTTCCTGTGTAATAAGCGtttacttttgaatttaaaaatatttttttttagttggttTTTCATACAAACGAAAATGCGAACCGATTTTATATTATCATCCAATAAATCTAAGGTTTACTTCACTTTACTACCCTCTCATATAAATAGAGcgtaaaattgattaaattccATATTCCCTAGACTGGAAAATATTCCGATTCTACGAATAGTACGTACCTTCTATATTTCTGAGATTCAGAAATTAAAGGCTCAAAGATCTTATTAAACTGTGCTTAAAACCGATGTTCGATTTGGTTTGAGTTTAGAAAGTCTTGATGTAAGTGAGGAATAATAAAAGTAGATGCTAGATATTAGTGTTTTCTTAATAGTcaagaaaagtaataaaattgtttgctaAGACTGGagaagaaaatgtaaaaagtacTCTAATTTTCAAAGTGATTTTCCTAACTTTCAGATTGAGTAACCACGTAATATTAAACCTAAGTAAATAATTCAAGTACTCAACGTTTGTTGACGTGTCAACTGTCGAAGCTTCAGATACCTCGTTCCCTACGAAAATAGGTTATTTGGGCACCTACGCACTAGTTTTGAGTAGGCATCGCCTACACACAATTATGAAAGTACCGGAAAACCCAAATGTACTTTCACTAATTGGTTGTAATTTGTAATACAATTTAGTGTGCTGGTTAGGTTAGGTTCTAAAATAATGAACTTCATATTAGCAAACCTTTCAAATTTCGCAAAATTACCTATATCAAATTAGTCCTAGTGATCACAATTTGTATGAAATCAGTTTTTAGGGCACCTATataatctacatattttattgaaggAATTCCACATAGTCTCAATGTTGCTGAATAGATTTTAGAATGACACTGAATTAGGGAACACCGAATGACGTGCCTCTTCCAAATACCAGTTAATTCTACAAAAAAGTACgtcataattaaaatgataaagctCACCTTCCACGACAATCGCTTGCCGAAGTTAGTGAACTCGATGCAGACTGGGAACTCGCCTCGCTGGTAACACTTCCTGAACATTGTGGGACGAGGTGGCAGAGGATCGAACACGCCGCATTTCGGTGGTGGTACCACTCTGGTGTTCTTCTGCATAGCTGTGAGAGAGAGAAAAAGAGagagattaaaaaaatgagttcGAAGTCCAGGTGATTTAATATTGACTGATGATTAAAAAAGGGCTTACAAAATTTGGACTACCTCTAACACGACTGGTACGATGATGCGAAGACGTCGTGAcagattaaattctttatggTTAAAGACACCGACTTTTTGCTACCTACTAACTGATTATCATAGTAACCTACTGCCCCAAATTAATCCTAAACACGCGTTCAGATTTTATGGCTTGTACTTGATTTCGATTCATTGAAAACTGAGGGAGTTTTTGTCGCAGGCTTGTTGATGGATTGGCAAGCTGTTGCTGTTCTGTTTTTATATTCGATAGCCTTCAACACGGGCATGATGAATGGAAGCCCATTGTTTTCTCAATGGAAGTTGAAAGATCAAACTATAGTAGGACAGATAATGCATACACTTACCTTGTATGGTGAATGCAGGGACCACCCTGGCTTTCTTCGTCTTGTATCCATAAGGATAGTTGGGACTCGGTTTCTTCAAAGAATTCCGAAAGTCTTTCCCACATTGTTCGGGAGCGCACGCAGGTAACAACACCATCTTAacttaccaataaaaaaatatatcaaaaaaacatGCTACCTACTCCAGCGATgagtaaataatcaaataatatcGATCTAAAATGTTGacacaagtaataaaataactaagtaaATTTGTTCTAGACAGGGGCCCGAATctgattgtttattttgcaaCATGATCGTTGCTAAGCAACCGGTCGCCTATCGATTGGTCGACGGTAGCGCCGCCAGCGGACATTGTGAGAGTCTTGTGTGTACATAGGAAGCTTTATTGCGGACGTGCCCGCCGACTCTGTTTAATTTGTTGACATAAATAGTGAGGGCACTTGGGCGATGTAGcggtgttttaaaaataacttgaagATATTAATCGAGGTTGTTGGTTGTCTGGACAAATATTTGGCTTGCGTTGAGGGCGTGGGTCAAGAATTTTGTTACTTAAGTTTCGGATGAAATTACTTTATTGAAGGAAATGTTTGATAAAGAGATAACTTGGGATAATACGATAGATAGATTATGAAACAAATTACGAGAGCAATATAGTTTATTTGCTCAAACATAGGCTCGTTCAGTAAAcctttattgtaaataaaatgaaagcaaACAGCGTTCCATTTCAATCCAATTtgagagaaaataaatattctacataAATCGCGAATTCACAAGCGTATGTGTTGCCAACGTTAGGCCGGGTCCACGCCACAGAATTATATTAGCGAtggaaaattttattacattttaatatgagGTATTTCCACAATATCTCTCTATTCGAggaaaatcttttgaattttgATCAGTACTTCTTTTATGTGGGCCAAGAGAAAAATGCTCTTTGATTTTTTTCGTATCGTGAAACTTCAGGGATTCTCTATCGACCGATTGATCTAATAGGTTGTggtagaaatgtatttttatccaCGTGTACGAAAATTGAAGTTTGATTGCAagtgaatatttattaagtggACGAAAAGTTAATAACTGAACAAATATGTCATCctctgtttttatttgaaaaaggttTCAGTGGAGCGCTATCCGTACCAAAAAGTACTAACGTTCTATTTCCCACATTTTAAGAAGGCAATTAAGTGGATTTTTTATGTGTTTGGAAACAACCAATCATATTGAGTAATGCATTTACTTCTCATGTATAACTGTTTTAGTATCAACTCTACTAAATTGAAGTTCactattttatgaaaaaagtaaatattttgcaacATAATTAACAAGGGTATGTTAAGCGAGATCAAAAGTGTCACCGCGAACCAAATTACATCTgaaatatttgctttattaatttgttcggttgtttactattaattatcGTTAATTATATTGCCCGCGTAATTAATTGTGTCcacttgattattttatttagttcataATGTTTACGCAATTaccaataatatttgttattggtACGAAAGcagatgaaatattttgtgttattattttgacgAAAATAATTGCTGTATTTTAACCTTTAAAGGCTTTCAGTAACTTTAAATACATAAGTTGTTATTGAGTTCAAAATCTATCGCTATTCATATTCTAATACCAATCTGCagttataagatattttatttcagatcaTGATGGCAAATCTTATACTATCAAGATAAtaccaataatatttttctctaacCTGGCCATTTAAATTATGGCCCATGCTCACCAGTCGCGTCTGCAACCAGAGACCAATGAGGCATAATATAACGTTGTCATAACTATAAATCTATGCTGCTTCCCCAGCTAGCACATAAAAAAGCAGTTTAGCGTTACAAATGAGCTATAATATCTATATAGTCATAGTAACACattatccttattttttatGGCAACGTGGTCACATGAATGTAAGCGTTGGGGCTGTTATGTACGTCTTCGTAAATATGAGCTGGAGTCGgcaaaaatcttaaaagaagGAAATTTGTAATGTTTGCCAGTCTTCGTAgcgaaaacattaaaaatatccaaaactGAACACACtctattttcttatttgtcGTTTTGTCAGTGCAGTAGCTCATGGCTATGCCTCGTAGACGCGcatatattttaagaacaaaaactatcagtcgtaaaatattttatcaataaacgGTTCAGAACAAAAGCCGCCCTCTAAACTCAAACAACCGTCACGCGAGACAATAGTAAAACCGTATAACGCCATTAAGAACATTACGATCTTTTAAATCACCCGCCTGCAGCCGCCATCAAAACCGTTATTTTAGTGTCGTGTGTTCAACGGCTTCGAACAGAGATTTCGCGGCAAATTGAATGTCGGGCGACACAAGCgttcgatatttaaaatttaatattgcaTCAGCTGCCAGGAGCATTATGAAAATTTTTATGCCGCGGAGTTTACAATGAACCTACGTGGTGAAGTTTGGATCAGTTTTCAATATGTTCGACCTGTTTTTGGcttaaaggaggttttaaacGTGATTAATActtgtttgttacatttttaataataaaaatagtttgaatacAAGCCGAGCATTACACTTAGTTTATTCTGTACGGTTTAGTGTCTAAGTTTTGtaggtaatataaaatattcagagATATTTCTATCAAAAATTAAGAATGAAAACCCCAGCTTGTTAATAGCATTAAtaatcaatgattttttttggctATTGGGCATATTTTGCAATGTTCAGATTATTCATTCAATTGTTGACgaataatttcataaacattactAACCTGCCGTTCTACATCCAAATACTATTTGCCATGAATTACTTTACGTATAAGAAACTAAAGAGAACTTCTCGACTGAAGTGGAGCCGCGTCCCCAGCTATCCATAAAACCTCTTGTTGGTCTCTTGGGGTTCGAACGATTACTGTTGAATTAACTAGAGCCTGTCGTTCAGTCCATTTTCTTAATTTGTGAATTAACTAAGAGCTTTCGTAGCAACTGGATAGTTTAGGTGGTTCTTTTTACAGAATTAAGTACTGAGACTATTTGTTTAATCTAGAAATGTTTTTTGTGCTAAcctaaagtaaattaaattggaTGAGATCACGCTAGTACGTTTGTTAAGGTGTCTATTTTTGGGTTATTTGTAATTGatacaaaggtttttttttcgtagctcacgtttttaggttaaaaataatGGGACTGCAAGTGAGAAATATGGTGCATACCAATCTTAGCGAAAGTcttcattttaaaacgaaaatacagGTATACCACCCCCTTTACATCAACCTGTTTCATCCATCAGTGAAAAGGCTTCAGTGTATATCGGAAACCGGACTGCTTCATAAAACCCTCAAtacagaaagaaagaaacatacTAAGTGAGCGGTCACCCACGACTACGCACAAAACACGTAGCAATTGACCGAAACAGAACCTGCAAAAGggatataaagaaaaatctttaaaaggATCCTTCTATTCATCACATCTCGCAAAAATGTATACGGACTCTCGAATGTGGGGTGGATTTGGAAAACAAGAATGAATGTACACACATCATTTTGTGTGTATTTGATGAGAATGACCGAGACACACTGCTAAGGTACTAATACTGATGAAAACGACGTCCAAAAACCATTTTCTAACAAAAGTCTAGGTCTATATATTATATgctccaaataaaaataagtttgcgCACAAAACACTTTTGAACCTACAAAACAAAGACTAAGTCCGGTCCTGTATGTGAGGTAAAAATGTTAACTGCGGTAAACTGTGTAGGCGAAGTGTGGAGGAATAACGTCAGCAACATTTTATCAAGAAAACCAAACGCGGCCGAACCTTGCCGATCTAACAACTGTTCGAATTCGGAAGCTGGATTACTTTTACTGAAAGTAGAGtttgaaatttgtatttatttttgaagtaaatcaGGGTATAACTAAGATTTTAACGTCCACTTTTGACTAGAGTGTGTGCGACAATGCAGTAAAGGAGAGTCATGCTTTTTGACGTAATTTCAAAAATCTTGACTAGTGATCAATATTGTTTTCGATCACGTTTCCTcactcaaa contains these protein-coding regions:
- the LOC113506287 gene encoding parkin coregulated gene protein homolog, translating into MVLLPACAPEQCGKDFRNSLKKPSPNYPYGYKTKKARVVPAFTIQAMQKNTRVVPPPKCGVFDPLPPRPTMFRKCYQRGEFPVCIEFTNFGKRLSWKVPIEKLDFHHYLPMFFDGLSENSYPFNFIVEKGIHDLVTKGSYKVLPVVPQLIIPIKNALATKRPAVLCHALKCIQMLVTGCDRVGEALVPYYRQILPILNLFKDKNRNIGSGIDHTTTRGENVADLIEDTLQILERYGGPDAFINIKYMVPTYESCVLN